Sequence from the Bremerella volcania genome:
GATACCACTGCCGGACGACCGTGGGCACGCGTACGACTCTTTAAAAGGCTTCACCCAGCAGACCCTTGATGTTACTCACGAGGTGATCGTGCCGACCGACGCGGCGTCACGCGACGAGATCGCCTGGCTGGTCGATCTATTTCCCCAGGTACATTGGATTTACCGGCCTGGGGTGAATGTGAATGCCCTGTATAACTTCGGTGCGGCGGTCGCACGCGGCACGTACCTCTACATCTCGGAATCACACTGTATTCCACGCGCCGATTGTCTGCAGCAGATCTACGATTTCGTCCAAGAGTCAGGTCTGCCGGCTGCCTGTAGCGCGAGTGACGGCATCAACGCGAACTACGTGGCGCGGTTTGAACAGAGGATCTTTGAAGAAGACTTTCATCACTGGATGAACGCCAAGAAGTGCAAGATCGCGATCCGTGGTACGTTGATTGAACGCAGGTTGTGGGAACAGATCGGCGGCTTCCAGGACGAGTTCG
This genomic interval carries:
- a CDS encoding glycosyltransferase family 2 protein, with product MVEDPVISVVIPLPDDRGHAYDSLKGFTQQTLDVTHEVIVPTDAASRDEIAWLVDLFPQVHWIYRPGVNVNALYNFGAAVARGTYLYISESHCIPRADCLQQIYDFVQESGLPAACSASDGINANYVARFEQRIFEEDFHHWMNAKKCKIAIRGTLIERRLWEQIGGFQDEFGHFAEMLIGRQLEAAGVQFGLAAKSFVSHCNQVSLKLLSDELIEYGEDECRSCHLMSKEMHVANTREWAEREWLQGNTVWLRFRQAKESFRQRLRKLAITYLPMPAEWRFRVFRRYWQGAIRQGRLRYLASMKTQHAVPEEVVQSPVAYQKAA